In Gammaproteobacteria bacterium, one genomic interval encodes:
- a CDS encoding VOC family protein, with translation MNDTPQVSRIVRTAIFVSDLEKSVRFYREALGYGEVYANGVLEHKVGHALIGVPEDSVIRYEIVKADELNFGMVGLFEAKPSPPAFRRQNRGANLGEGCMVFFATDIHAVRDRIVELGGEVVCEPQLLAVHTLRQLEMTCRDPDGMMINIIERPTENWNADVVQ, from the coding sequence GTGAACGACACGCCACAAGTCAGCCGCATCGTGCGCACCGCCATCTTCGTATCCGACCTGGAAAAATCGGTCCGCTTCTACAGGGAGGCCCTCGGCTACGGCGAGGTTTATGCCAACGGAGTGCTCGAGCACAAGGTGGGACATGCACTGATCGGTGTCCCGGAAGACAGCGTGATCCGCTACGAGATCGTCAAGGCCGACGAACTCAACTTCGGAATGGTGGGCCTGTTCGAGGCGAAGCCTTCACCCCCGGCGTTCCGGCGCCAAAACCGGGGAGCCAACCTGGGAGAGGGCTGCATGGTGTTCTTCGCGACGGACATCCACGCGGTGCGCGACCGCATCGTGGAACTGGGCGGCGAAGTCGTGTGTGAACCGCAATTGCTCGCGGTGCACACGCTGCGTCAGCTGGAAATGACCTGCCGCGATCCGGACGGCATGATGATCAATATCATCGAGCGCCCGACCGAAAACTGGAACGCGGACGTAGTGCAATAG
- a CDS encoding FAD-dependent oxidoreductase — MAARMAPTTGFRGFGIRPQATLPPGQERCFASNSVIFFSQMLDPEGTQMSDHAHRAEHHGLSIDTSGYSRRRFIGTGACALAVAGLPAAARAVTNYKGHDVIVVGAGLSGLHAACILQEQGLDVMTLEGRNRIGGRVYTLMDVPGKPEAGGEWMGANYARMIDTAQRLGLEMLGPDDVSDIREWCYRIRGEYILASDWESHPLNPTEGDDRRILPHRMLFELSHKNNPLSGQPLDAWITPEFARFDIPQTHYLKEYLGFDDETIRLMNVVIHTDHMDNTSALHEMRRYAVGEFNASRALAMAGQPAWVQIKGGNSNLPEAMAASLDNPVELNKTVYAFEDKGNEVTVHCMDGTRYTARQVICSTPWPVLRKVKFTPRLPARMERAIDEIDYGTSIQVHFLLKKNFWELDEMPGSMWTDEPFERFGVHHRGPNGEATSAVAFINGNEAYKYDFMSDEQVSEYTMRELERVRPSLKGALEPIGIQSCHREVHGGGDWVFWRPGQVGQFAAHMREAHGNIHFAGEHTALMERGMEGAFESGERAAVDALLRA; from the coding sequence ATGGCGGCCCGAATGGCGCCGACCACTGGTTTTCGGGGCTTCGGAATCAGGCCGCAAGCGACGTTGCCGCCTGGACAAGAGAGGTGCTTCGCTAGCAACTCGGTTATATTCTTTTCACAAATGCTGGACCCGGAGGGGACGCAAATGTCTGATCATGCACACAGGGCGGAACACCATGGGCTGTCCATCGACACCAGCGGCTACTCGCGCAGGCGCTTCATCGGTACCGGCGCCTGCGCGCTGGCGGTGGCCGGCCTGCCGGCCGCGGCACGCGCGGTAACGAACTACAAGGGTCATGACGTCATCGTTGTCGGCGCCGGCCTGTCGGGCCTGCACGCTGCCTGCATACTCCAGGAACAGGGGCTTGACGTCATGACGCTGGAGGGGCGGAACCGGATCGGCGGCCGCGTTTACACGCTGATGGATGTGCCGGGCAAGCCGGAGGCCGGCGGCGAATGGATGGGGGCCAACTACGCCCGCATGATCGACACGGCCCAAAGGCTCGGACTGGAAATGCTGGGGCCGGACGACGTGTCCGACATTCGGGAGTGGTGCTACCGCATCCGGGGCGAATACATCCTGGCCTCGGACTGGGAGAGCCATCCGCTCAACCCCACGGAGGGCGACGACCGGCGGATCCTGCCCCACCGCATGCTGTTCGAACTGTCGCACAAGAACAATCCGCTGTCGGGCCAGCCCCTGGATGCCTGGATCACGCCGGAGTTCGCGCGCTTCGATATACCCCAGACGCACTACCTCAAGGAGTATCTCGGTTTCGACGACGAAACGATCCGCCTGATGAACGTGGTGATCCATACCGACCACATGGACAACACCTCGGCCCTGCACGAAATGCGCCGCTATGCGGTGGGAGAATTCAACGCCTCGCGAGCCCTCGCAATGGCGGGCCAGCCCGCCTGGGTGCAGATCAAGGGCGGCAACTCGAACCTGCCGGAAGCCATGGCCGCATCCCTGGACAACCCGGTGGAACTGAACAAGACCGTTTATGCCTTCGAGGACAAGGGCAATGAGGTGACCGTGCATTGCATGGACGGCACGCGCTACACCGCCCGCCAGGTTATCTGCTCGACGCCCTGGCCGGTCCTGCGCAAGGTCAAGTTCACGCCACGCTTGCCGGCGCGGATGGAACGGGCGATCGACGAAATCGACTACGGCACGTCCATCCAGGTGCACTTCCTGCTCAAGAAGAACTTCTGGGAGCTTGACGAAATGCCCGGCAGCATGTGGACCGACGAACCTTTCGAGCGCTTCGGCGTCCATCACCGCGGTCCGAACGGCGAGGCGACCTCCGCGGTCGCCTTCATCAACGGCAACGAAGCCTACAAGTACGACTTCATGAGCGACGAGCAGGTCAGCGAATACACGATGCGGGAACTCGAACGGGTGAGGCCTTCGCTCAAGGGCGCGCTCGAACCGATCGGGATCCAGTCCTGTCATCGCGAAGTCCACGGCGGCGGAGACTGGGTGTTCTGGCGTCCCGGCCAGGTCGGGCAGTTCGCCGCCCACATGCGCGAAGCCCACGGCAATATTCATTTCGCGGGAGAACACACGGCCCTGATGGAGCGCGGCATGGAGGGCGCCTTCGAGTCGGGCGAGCGCGCCGCGGTGGACGCACTGCTTCGCGCCTGA
- a CDS encoding c-type cytochrome: MPVTNLYPTAFGRTVRAALLAGLMFALTAGADAPGPATGPLGQASDSNPGGLAHAAEAGAQQPQAAPDPVAMRRGRILFLQCTACHSLKEGEDHKVGPNLHRVIGAPAAHKPGYNYTDSLKESGIVWSRENLSRFLAEPYELVPGTAMVFIGIERGADRAALLDYLEQETR, translated from the coding sequence ATGCCTGTGACGAACCTTTATCCGACCGCATTCGGACGAACCGTCCGGGCGGCGTTACTGGCCGGCCTGATGTTTGCGCTGACCGCCGGGGCCGATGCGCCCGGCCCGGCCACAGGTCCGCTGGGGCAGGCTTCCGATTCCAACCCGGGCGGGCTGGCCCATGCAGCGGAAGCCGGCGCGCAGCAGCCGCAAGCCGCACCGGACCCTGTGGCGATGCGGCGCGGCCGCATCCTGTTTCTGCAATGCACGGCCTGTCATTCCCTGAAGGAGGGCGAAGACCACAAGGTCGGCCCCAACCTTCATCGTGTAATCGGGGCGCCGGCCGCCCACAAGCCGGGCTACAACTATACGGACTCCCTGAAGGAATCGGGGATCGTCTGGTCGCGCGAGAACCTGAGCCGGTTCCTGGCGGAGCCTTACGAACTCGTTCCGGGGACCGCCATGGTCTTCATCGGGATAGAGAGAGGCGCCGACCGCGCGGCATTGCTTGACTACCTGGAGCAGGAAACACGCTAG
- a CDS encoding serine hydrolase, producing MRKKVLGLLGLLLAAVAAAGIYDWAFWYNYLRFIGGGPPDFLGALDRYPTTEPVPGDLTQALPGATGEERRFAEAIAYAREMQSDSLLVWHDGALRVEWYREGLGPDIRPETASMHKSILGLMFGLAIEKGHIGSVDDPVSLYLPEWRGEPRGGITIRNLLNMASGFMFYTPSRNPYADFNQLLFGMRLERLMLELQLASPPGARFAYANVNSQLLGVILERATGRRYADFVSENLWQPLGADDAYVWLDRPGGLARTYAAFLARPRDWLRLGLMIKDGGRYDGRRIVSGHWIDEMTAASGREPNYGYQIWLSNEDVRKRYYTEEREGVGFAISEPFLSDDLVYFDGIGGQRVFISADDDYVIVRTGPRRVDWDEAVLPNAVARALVAASIQLAPLLETGNDPE from the coding sequence TTGCGAAAGAAAGTCCTTGGGCTGCTCGGGCTGTTGCTGGCGGCGGTCGCCGCGGCCGGAATCTACGACTGGGCATTCTGGTACAACTACCTGCGCTTCATCGGCGGCGGCCCGCCGGATTTCCTCGGAGCGCTCGACCGGTACCCGACCACGGAACCGGTGCCGGGCGATCTCACGCAGGCCTTGCCCGGGGCGACAGGCGAAGAACGCCGCTTCGCCGAGGCGATTGCCTATGCCCGGGAGATGCAGTCCGACTCCCTGCTGGTCTGGCACGACGGCGCCTTGCGCGTGGAGTGGTATCGCGAGGGGCTCGGTCCGGACATCCGCCCGGAAACCGCTTCCATGCACAAGAGCATTCTGGGTCTGATGTTCGGTCTGGCCATTGAGAAGGGCCACATTGGAAGCGTCGATGATCCCGTGTCGCTCTATCTGCCGGAATGGCGCGGTGAACCGCGCGGCGGGATCACCATCCGCAACCTGCTCAACATGGCGTCCGGTTTCATGTTCTATACGCCGAGCCGAAATCCATATGCCGACTTCAATCAGCTCCTTTTCGGCATGCGGCTGGAGAGGCTGATGCTCGAGCTGCAGCTGGCGAGCCCGCCCGGCGCCCGGTTCGCCTACGCGAACGTTAACAGCCAGCTGCTCGGCGTCATTCTTGAGCGCGCTACAGGCCGGCGCTACGCCGACTTCGTATCGGAAAACCTGTGGCAGCCGCTGGGCGCCGACGACGCTTACGTGTGGCTGGACCGCCCCGGTGGCCTGGCGCGCACCTATGCCGCGTTTCTTGCTCGCCCGCGGGACTGGCTCAGGCTTGGCCTGATGATCAAGGACGGCGGGCGCTATGACGGTCGCCGAATCGTGTCCGGGCATTGGATCGACGAAATGACCGCGGCCTCCGGGAGGGAACCGAACTACGGCTATCAGATCTGGCTGTCGAACGAGGACGTGCGCAAGCGCTACTACACCGAGGAACGCGAGGGCGTGGGGTTCGCCATTTCCGAACCCTTCCTGTCGGACGATCTCGTCTATTTCGACGGGATCGGCGGGCAGCGGGTGTTCATCAGCGCCGACGACGATTACGTGATCGTCCGCACCGGCCCCCGGCGGGTGGACTGGGACGAGGCGGTGCTGCCGAACGCCGTGGCGCGGGCCCTCGTGGCTGCATCGATACAATTGGCGCCGCTGCTGGAGACAGGTAATGATCCTGAATAG
- a CDS encoding alpha/beta fold hydrolase, translating to MIRKFRLKASGNVRWPAMLGAILLLLSSQQRASAQGLGDPTPISGNVHEVIELTDDDGVVIPAILMYPEAGMNRHGPALVFHHGGFGGHPARQVGAPRFAAERLAAAGYATLSLLSRQSAGHIDSLYEESQKDIKAAIDYFDNLGIEDIVLLAHSLGSIRIAGYLADRKDPRVKAAVHFAPTADMPEAIPGWATREGVEARIRTAREAVAAGRGRMDLSDDPDRSRGIEKDEFIDLLFTFQTPAAYLNWWGPDARTRNSERFAEIEVPMLMLAGSEDPYVPPGRMEQLKKAAINSPVVDYIGYENGDHFFSGFQDRAAADAIRWLDEQGLGPRSPIQTRLVDARLATGRYFPGVLYGPREDSDATRPVFLIQNGFGATIMEGPGHWLATRLAQSGFATLTPMTRASGFTGGIIANVDEIVDDLGNWMDFLEDRGSRRIVLVGHGVGATLTAIYAAETRDPRVAGLVFLGPIGDLPQWARQALGSDRYESIVSMAMLDVENGGSQLITDKFYLPSPAVNGERGMFGQRSGSWLNFFGPGARTVLTERLAEIESPIAVLAGSNDYLVGRDIPGKLEKAAAGPVRVVWYGGPNGADHWFSGLRNQAASDVAAWTREVLR from the coding sequence ATGATCAGGAAATTTCGCCTTAAGGCGTCTGGAAACGTTCGATGGCCGGCAATGCTGGGCGCAATACTGCTGCTGCTCTCGTCCCAGCAGCGGGCATCCGCCCAGGGACTGGGAGATCCGACCCCGATCTCCGGAAACGTTCATGAGGTTATCGAGTTGACCGACGACGACGGCGTAGTGATTCCGGCGATTTTGATGTATCCGGAAGCCGGCATGAACCGGCACGGCCCCGCCCTGGTTTTTCATCACGGCGGGTTCGGCGGACATCCGGCAAGACAGGTGGGCGCCCCAAGGTTTGCGGCCGAGCGTCTGGCGGCGGCCGGCTACGCGACGTTGAGCCTCCTGTCCCGCCAGTCCGCAGGGCACATCGACAGTCTCTACGAGGAATCCCAGAAGGACATCAAGGCGGCCATCGACTACTTCGATAACCTGGGCATAGAAGACATCGTGTTGCTGGCGCACAGCCTGGGCAGTATTCGTATTGCCGGATATCTCGCCGACAGGAAGGACCCGCGCGTCAAGGCCGCGGTCCACTTCGCACCGACCGCGGACATGCCCGAAGCCATACCGGGTTGGGCCACGCGCGAAGGCGTGGAAGCGAGGATCAGAACGGCGAGGGAAGCTGTGGCTGCAGGCCGCGGACGAATGGATCTCAGCGACGATCCCGACCGCTCCAGGGGGATTGAAAAGGACGAGTTTATCGACCTCCTGTTCACGTTTCAGACGCCGGCAGCGTATCTCAATTGGTGGGGGCCGGATGCGCGCACGCGCAATTCGGAGCGATTCGCCGAAATCGAAGTGCCGATGCTCATGCTGGCCGGCTCGGAGGACCCCTACGTGCCGCCCGGACGAATGGAGCAGCTCAAGAAAGCGGCGATAAATTCGCCGGTCGTCGACTACATCGGATACGAGAACGGCGATCATTTCTTTTCGGGGTTTCAGGACCGGGCGGCGGCCGATGCGATCCGGTGGCTGGATGAGCAGGGACTGGGCCCGCGCTCACCGATCCAAACGCGCCTCGTCGACGCCCGCCTGGCGACCGGCAGGTATTTCCCCGGGGTGCTATACGGCCCGAGGGAGGACAGCGATGCCACGCGTCCCGTATTCCTGATTCAGAACGGATTCGGCGCGACCATCATGGAGGGTCCCGGGCACTGGCTGGCGACCCGCCTGGCCCAATCGGGATTCGCGACGCTGACGCCCATGACGCGGGCCAGCGGATTCACCGGCGGCATTATCGCGAACGTGGACGAGATCGTGGACGACCTGGGCAACTGGATGGATTTTCTCGAAGACAGGGGCTCCCGAAGAATCGTGCTGGTCGGTCACGGAGTGGGCGCGACACTCACCGCGATCTACGCCGCGGAGACGCGCGATCCTCGTGTTGCCGGACTCGTGTTCCTGGGTCCGATCGGCGACCTGCCGCAGTGGGCCAGGCAGGCGCTGGGCAGCGACCGTTACGAATCCATTGTCTCCATGGCGATGCTTGACGTCGAAAACGGCGGGTCGCAACTCATTACCGACAAGTTCTACCTGCCATCTCCAGCGGTGAACGGCGAGCGCGGAATGTTCGGGCAGAGGTCCGGATCCTGGCTGAATTTTTTCGGACCCGGGGCGCGCACCGTACTGACGGAGCGGCTGGCGGAAATCGAGAGCCCCATAGCGGTGCTGGCCGGATCCAATGACTATCTTGTCGGCCGCGATATTCCCGGTAAGCTGGAGAAGGCCGCTGCCGGCCCTGTGAGAGTGGTCTGGTATGGCGGCCCGAATGGCGCCGACCACTGGTTTTCGGGGCTTCGGAATCAGGCCGCAAGCGACGTTGCCGCCTGGACAAGAGAGGTGCTTCGCTAG
- a CDS encoding DUF1838 domain-containing protein has protein sequence MILNRRAAIIWATGAALSGMAMPRAASASAPRGFDPGDPSDNLHGLAKVMGDLNGEPNWMIGEGRIYALVHGEMPVPLFGVSGLRYVKFVREGDGFRMSVRDWGFFTDLDTGAVLESYRNPYTGETNTPAPLLTRLSSWIMGPGGQHMEGYTGEAWLMDRPLLLPWSFSGEDAAVTLELLVKYGHGGYGAEWINMLARTSDVVDADVTSADMRYSWGGYSPWARWMNMGDRPGRTFWNSTGRKTASLDYLAPEVRSVYDRYFPGSLENPETYEKTSGLTTTSDEE, from the coding sequence ATGATCCTGAATAGACGGGCCGCGATAATCTGGGCCACCGGCGCGGCCCTGAGCGGAATGGCGATGCCACGCGCCGCGTCCGCGAGCGCTCCGAGAGGGTTTGATCCCGGCGATCCGTCGGACAATCTCCATGGTCTGGCCAAGGTCATGGGCGATCTGAACGGCGAGCCCAACTGGATGATAGGGGAGGGGCGAATCTACGCGCTGGTTCACGGAGAAATGCCCGTGCCGCTGTTCGGCGTTTCGGGCCTGCGCTACGTGAAGTTCGTTCGCGAAGGCGATGGATTTCGCATGTCGGTGCGTGACTGGGGCTTTTTTACGGATCTTGATACCGGCGCCGTACTGGAGTCCTACAGGAATCCATACACCGGGGAAACGAATACGCCGGCGCCTCTGTTGACACGTCTGAGTTCCTGGATCATGGGTCCGGGAGGCCAGCACATGGAGGGCTATACGGGAGAGGCCTGGCTGATGGACCGGCCGCTGCTATTGCCCTGGTCTTTTTCCGGCGAAGATGCGGCCGTTACCCTGGAGCTTCTCGTGAAGTACGGACATGGCGGCTACGGGGCGGAGTGGATCAACATGCTCGCGAGGACGTCCGATGTCGTTGATGCGGATGTCACAAGCGCCGACATGCGCTATTCCTGGGGCGGCTATTCGCCCTGGGCGCGATGGATGAACATGGGTGACCGGCCCGGACGTACGTTCTGGAACTCAACCGGCCGAAAGACGGCCAGCCTGGATTACCTGGCTCCGGAAGTCCGTTCGGTCTATGACCGCTATTTCCCCGGATCGCTTGAAAACCCGGAAACTTACGAGAAGACGTCCGGTTTGACTACGACGTCCGATGAAGAATGA
- a CDS encoding primosomal protein N', whose protein sequence is MSSGSLLRVAVGPRFAAPLLDYLAPAEAPVPPVGARVSAPLGKGKRTGFVLEHLDGSDVPAERLRPVGEVLDAEPLWDPVTLEVLRWAANYYCHPLGQVLAYALPQQLRRGGQLPAPPLFWRARDNASDKTPGLLARAPKQRDLLGQLLAAGRGGLAERALASLASDWRRIVRRLEEKGLAESFEPGIPQPADMLREEPLALSPEQSAAVSAMPTNQGYACHLLDGVTASGKTEVYLHLVEQVLASGRQCLLLAPEIGLTPQLAERLAARFRVTAAVLHSGLNDGERLNAWADARAGRARLVVGTRSAVFVPCRELGLIVVDEEHDPSYKQQDGFRYQARDLAVMRASRAGIPVVLGSATPALESLLNVQRGRYTHPRLTKKVTGSRPPLARLVDLNRHPPEHGLSAPLLQAMSEQLESGSQVLLYLNRRGFAPVLMCPDCRRTEECSHCDARLVFYRRRDLLLCHHCGARRRPPPVCENCGSPLQTIGRGTERLEEELQARFEDYPVARMDRDNVRGRRRLENILGGIRERHYRILLGTQMLTKGHDFPSLGLVGVIDADQGMFSQEFRGPERLAQTLVQVAGRAGRRERPGLLVLQTRFPEHPLLRQLLKEGYGGFAATALELRRRSGWPPFAHLAVLRANAPEAASVREFLDRAKTAAPENGGGSAVDVLGPAPALMERRRDRNHAHLLARSPDRARLQAFLGRWIPAVRELPRPRRVSWSLDVDPAEIG, encoded by the coding sequence ATGTCGTCCGGATCACTCCTGAGGGTGGCGGTGGGGCCGCGCTTCGCGGCCCCGTTGCTGGACTATCTCGCACCCGCCGAGGCTCCCGTTCCCCCTGTGGGGGCGCGTGTTTCGGCGCCGCTGGGCAAGGGGAAGCGTACCGGTTTCGTGCTCGAGCACCTCGACGGGTCGGATGTGCCCGCCGAACGGCTGCGGCCGGTGGGGGAGGTGCTGGACGCCGAGCCGCTCTGGGACCCGGTCACGCTGGAAGTGCTGCGCTGGGCTGCGAATTACTACTGCCATCCGCTCGGCCAGGTCCTCGCCTACGCGCTGCCGCAGCAATTGCGCCGCGGCGGCCAACTGCCGGCTCCCCCTTTGTTCTGGCGGGCCCGCGATAACGCCTCGGACAAAACGCCGGGGCTCCTGGCGCGCGCGCCGAAACAGCGCGACCTGCTCGGACAACTGCTGGCGGCCGGGCGCGGCGGGCTGGCGGAGCGGGCGCTCGCCTCGCTTGCAAGCGACTGGCGGAGGATTGTCCGGCGGCTTGAAGAGAAGGGGCTGGCCGAATCGTTCGAACCGGGGATCCCTCAACCCGCGGACATGCTCCGGGAGGAACCGCTTGCGCTGAGCCCTGAGCAGTCCGCCGCGGTGAGCGCCATGCCGACGAACCAGGGCTATGCCTGTCATCTCCTCGATGGCGTTACGGCGAGCGGCAAGACGGAGGTCTATCTCCACCTCGTGGAACAGGTGCTGGCCTCGGGCCGGCAATGCCTGCTGCTGGCGCCGGAAATCGGGCTGACCCCGCAGCTTGCCGAGCGGCTTGCGGCCCGTTTCCGCGTGACCGCGGCGGTGCTGCATTCGGGCCTGAACGACGGCGAGCGTCTGAACGCCTGGGCGGACGCCCGCGCCGGGCGGGCGCGGCTGGTGGTCGGTACCCGCTCCGCCGTGTTCGTGCCCTGCCGCGAACTCGGCTTGATCGTGGTGGACGAAGAGCACGATCCGTCCTACAAGCAGCAGGACGGCTTTCGCTACCAGGCCCGCGACCTGGCGGTCATGCGCGCATCCAGGGCCGGCATTCCGGTCGTGCTGGGTTCCGCGACGCCGGCGCTGGAATCCCTGCTGAACGTGCAAAGAGGGCGCTATACGCACCCGCGGCTGACGAAGAAGGTCACCGGGTCGCGGCCTCCGCTGGCCCGGCTGGTGGACCTCAACCGCCATCCGCCGGAGCATGGCCTGAGCGCACCGCTGCTCCAGGCCATGTCCGAGCAGCTCGAGTCGGGTTCGCAAGTGCTGCTGTACCTGAACCGCCGCGGTTTCGCGCCGGTGCTGATGTGTCCGGATTGCCGCCGGACGGAAGAATGCAGCCACTGCGACGCCCGCCTGGTGTTCTATCGCAGGCGCGACCTGCTTCTCTGTCATCATTGCGGCGCCAGGCGCCGCCCGCCGCCCGTGTGCGAGAACTGCGGCTCGCCGCTACAGACCATAGGGCGCGGAACGGAACGGCTGGAGGAGGAACTTCAGGCGCGCTTCGAGGACTACCCGGTGGCACGCATGGACCGCGACAACGTGCGCGGCCGGCGCAGGCTGGAGAACATCCTGGGCGGCATTCGCGAGCGGCATTACCGTATCCTGCTCGGCACCCAGATGCTCACCAAGGGCCACGACTTCCCGAGCCTGGGGCTGGTGGGGGTGATCGACGCCGACCAGGGCATGTTTTCGCAGGAATTCCGCGGCCCCGAACGCCTGGCGCAGACGCTGGTGCAGGTTGCCGGGAGGGCGGGCCGGCGCGAGCGGCCCGGCCTGCTGGTGCTGCAGACCCGCTTTCCCGAGCACCCCCTGCTTCGCCAGTTGCTGAAGGAGGGTTACGGCGGCTTTGCCGCCACGGCGCTGGAACTGCGCCGGCGCAGCGGCTGGCCGCCATTCGCGCACCTCGCGGTGCTGCGGGCCAACGCGCCGGAAGCGGCGAGCGTCCGCGAGTTCCTCGATCGAGCGAAAACGGCCGCCCCGGAAAACGGCGGCGGTTCCGCGGTGGATGTGCTTGGACCGGCCCCCGCCCTGATGGAGCGCAGGCGCGACCGCAACCACGCGCACCTGCTGGCGCGCTCGCCCGACCGCGCCCGCCTCCAGGCCTTCCTCGGTCGCTGGATACCGGCGGTGCGCGAGTTGCCGCGCCCCAGGCGCGTGTCCTGGTCGCTGGACGTGGACCCGGCGGAAATCGGATAA
- a CDS encoding peptide ABC transporter substrate-binding protein codes for MIPARMDARTWLATALLICALVAEGSQAQEADILRRSNSGEPGTLDPHRGSNTAELIIINDLFTGLLTRDAHGRVVPGAASDYTVSADGLTWTFTLRNDLKWSDGTPMSSADFLYSFRRSMDPATASPTASLLYPIRNARAVNSGDMNPDRLGVSAPEPDLLIIELGRPVPYFDRLLLVPAALPVPEHAIEQFGRSWSRPPNAISNGAFVLRQWTPRVHVQVERNMHFFQRDSVRLRGVRYFPTEDLSTQLKRFRAGELDLGLNFPPSQAAWVRNNLGGSVRIFPIYGTYYFPINLTLEKFADVRTRRAMNIAIDREAIAFRLLGSGEQPAYSMVPPGFEFYPPLEPPVDSVLPLEERQGIARKLLADAGFGPSNPLEVEIRYNMTEEHQAVAVAMASMWKAVGIRATVLSTESRTHFRDLALGEFEVGRSAAFASFADPSAFLIRFSSGNLRDNYSRYSNAVFDRLIDESNNIFDPPLRAASLREAEALALSEFPVIPIYHYVSKRLVSPRVTGWQDNPAGTHLSRYLALREES; via the coding sequence ATGATCCCGGCACGCATGGACGCAAGAACCTGGCTTGCGACCGCACTATTGATTTGCGCCCTCGTTGCCGAAGGCAGCCAGGCCCAGGAAGCGGACATTCTGCGCCGCAGCAATAGCGGCGAACCGGGCACGCTCGATCCGCACCGTGGAAGTAACACGGCCGAACTCATCATCATCAATGACCTATTTACAGGCCTGCTGACGCGGGATGCGCATGGAAGAGTGGTGCCCGGTGCGGCGTCGGATTACACCGTATCAGCGGACGGCCTGACCTGGACGTTCACGCTGCGGAACGATCTGAAGTGGTCCGACGGCACGCCGATGTCCTCGGCCGATTTTCTTTATTCCTTTCGCCGCTCGATGGACCCGGCAACGGCCTCGCCCACCGCGTCGCTGCTGTACCCGATAAGGAACGCCCGCGCGGTCAACAGCGGAGACATGAATCCGGACCGGTTGGGAGTATCCGCGCCTGAGCCCGACCTGCTGATCATCGAGCTCGGACGCCCCGTACCCTATTTCGACAGGCTGCTGCTGGTTCCGGCCGCGTTGCCTGTGCCGGAACATGCGATCGAACAGTTTGGTCGAAGTTGGTCGCGTCCTCCGAACGCGATCAGCAACGGCGCTTTTGTGCTGAGGCAATGGACTCCCCGCGTCCATGTGCAGGTCGAAAGGAACATGCACTTCTTCCAGCGGGATTCCGTGCGGCTTCGGGGCGTGCGCTACTTTCCGACCGAAGACCTGAGCACGCAGCTCAAACGTTTCCGTGCCGGCGAACTCGACCTGGGCCTGAATTTTCCGCCGTCCCAGGCTGCCTGGGTCAGAAACAACCTCGGCGGCTCCGTTCGGATCTTCCCCATTTACGGCACCTACTATTTCCCGATCAACCTGACGCTCGAGAAATTCGCGGATGTCAGGACGCGACGCGCCATGAACATTGCCATTGACCGCGAGGCGATCGCGTTCAGGCTGCTCGGCTCGGGAGAGCAGCCGGCTTATTCCATGGTGCCGCCCGGCTTCGAGTTCTACCCACCGCTGGAACCTCCCGTGGACAGCGTTCTGCCGCTTGAGGAACGGCAGGGGATAGCGAGAAAACTGCTGGCGGATGCGGGTTTCGGCCCATCAAATCCACTGGAGGTCGAGATTCGCTACAACATGACGGAGGAGCATCAGGCGGTTGCGGTCGCCATGGCCAGCATGTGGAAGGCCGTAGGCATCAGGGCGACCGTTCTCAGCACCGAATCCCGGACTCATTTCAGGGACCTTGCGCTGGGTGAGTTCGAGGTCGGCAGGTCCGCGGCCTTCGCTTCCTTTGCGGACCCCAGCGCGTTCCTGATCCGGTTTTCCTCCGGGAACCTGCGGGACAACTATTCGCGCTACTCGAATGCCGTGTTCGACCGGCTGATCGACGAATCGAACAACATTTTCGATCCCCCGCTTCGGGCCGCCAGTCTGCGCGAGGCGGAAGCCCTTGCGCTAAGCGAATTTCCGGTGATTCCCATCTACCACTATGTGTCCAAGAGGCTGGTCAGTCCGCGTGTAACGGGCTGGCAGGACAATCCCGCAGGCACTCATCTGAGCCGGTACCTCGCACTGCGAGAGGAATCATGA